Proteins from a single region of Limnothrix sp. FACHB-406:
- a CDS encoding ABC transporter permease, with product MARSRKPRLTWQGAFTSVMFFLMYLPILVLTVYSFNQSPYSAGWTGFTLEWYAKLLRDGRILGALQTSLAVGLGAVLVSAVLGTTMAVGLARYRFWGKGLYLGMSYLPLIVPDIAIAVATLVFLAALTIPLSFWTIVAAHIVFCLAYIALAVSTRLADLNPYLEEAAQDLGATPVQSFFQVLLPQLVPGIMSGCLLAFVLSLDDFLIASFTAGGGATTLPMEIFSRIRTGVKPDVNALSVLLLLGSGAIAFAAEWLRFQSEKKPS from the coding sequence ATGGCTCGATCGCGTAAGCCTCGCCTGACCTGGCAGGGCGCATTTACCTCGGTCATGTTCTTCCTGATGTACCTGCCGATTCTGGTACTGACGGTCTATAGCTTCAATCAGTCGCCCTACAGCGCCGGTTGGACAGGGTTCACCCTGGAGTGGTATGCCAAGCTGCTGCGGGATGGGCGAATTTTGGGAGCCTTGCAAACCAGTCTTGCGGTGGGTTTGGGGGCTGTTTTGGTGTCGGCGGTGTTGGGAACCACGATGGCCGTTGGCCTGGCCCGCTATCGATTTTGGGGCAAGGGGCTATATCTAGGCATGTCCTATTTGCCCTTGATCGTGCCGGATATTGCGATCGCGGTGGCCACGTTGGTGTTCTTGGCGGCGCTGACGATTCCCCTCAGCTTTTGGACGATCGTGGCGGCTCATATTGTCTTCTGCTTGGCCTATATTGCCCTGGCGGTTTCCACTCGCTTGGCGGATCTCAATCCCTATTTGGAAGAAGCGGCCCAAGATTTGGGCGCAACGCCGGTTCAATCCTTCTTTCAGGTGTTGTTGCCGCAACTGGTGCCGGGAATTATGTCGGGCTGTTTGTTGGCCTTTGTCCTCAGCTTGGACGACTTTTTGATTGCCAGTTTCACGGCCGGTGGCGGTGCAACAACACTCCCAATGGAAATTTTCAGCCGGATTCGCACGGGGGTTAAGCCGGATGTGAATGCTTTGAGTGTGCTGTTGCTGTTGGGTTCCGGGGCGATCGCCTTTGCGGCTGAATGGCTCCGTTTCCAAAGCGAGAAAAAGCCCTCTTAG
- a CDS encoding spermidine/putrescine ABC transporter substrate-binding protein → MASVAPSRRALSRRDFLRRTSVAAAGLAMTGCGWRLAQVRPSPGAVGDPSKLYIYTWAGYTDELLIARFQKETGLSVVVDIFDSNEVMLAKLQAGGGSQYSIIYPSDYMVRQMRERNLLRELDHDRLLGLQDLLETYQNPSYDPKNGHSVPAAWGTTGLIYNRQRVDRPPTDWEFLWANRARLQRQVTLFNDQRETMGLALRRLGHSYNSQDPDQIRQAYEALRELRPAIAQFTTDGWKDRILAGDLTIAMGFSSDAIEAIEENDQLGYVIPASGSSLWTDTMAIPISAPNVEAAYAWMNFTLQPEVAAGMTQRLKFATASRRAIEQLPPDLVQNPSLFPSQSVLDRCEGIAPVGAATSLYDRYWTQLTSG, encoded by the coding sequence ATGGCTTCCGTTGCCCCTTCTCGTCGTGCCCTCTCCCGTCGTGACTTCTTGCGCCGCACTTCGGTGGCGGCCGCTGGCCTGGCCATGACGGGCTGTGGCTGGCGTTTGGCCCAGGTGCGGCCATCGCCGGGCGCAGTCGGGGATCCTTCCAAGCTTTATATCTACACCTGGGCTGGCTACACCGATGAGCTACTGATCGCTCGGTTCCAAAAGGAAACGGGCCTGTCGGTGGTGGTGGATATTTTTGATTCCAATGAGGTGATGTTGGCCAAGCTGCAAGCGGGCGGCGGCAGTCAATACAGCATCATCTATCCCTCCGATTACATGGTGCGGCAGATGCGAGAGCGCAATCTGCTGCGGGAGTTGGATCACGATCGACTGCTGGGGTTGCAGGATTTGTTGGAAACCTACCAAAATCCCAGCTATGACCCCAAAAATGGCCACAGCGTCCCGGCTGCTTGGGGCACAACGGGCTTGATTTACAACCGGCAACGGGTCGATCGCCCGCCAACGGATTGGGAATTTTTGTGGGCTAACCGGGCCCGCCTCCAGCGCCAGGTGACGCTGTTTAATGATCAGCGGGAAACCATGGGCTTGGCCTTGCGCCGGTTGGGCCATTCCTACAACTCCCAGGATCCTGATCAAATTCGCCAGGCCTACGAAGCATTGCGGGAACTGCGACCGGCGATCGCCCAATTCACCACGGATGGTTGGAAAGACCGGATTTTGGCGGGGGACTTAACGATCGCCATGGGCTTTTCCTCTGACGCGATTGAGGCGATCGAGGAAAACGACCAGTTGGGCTATGTGATTCCCGCCAGCGGCTCTTCCCTCTGGACAGACACGATGGCGATCCCGATCAGTGCGCCCAATGTGGAAGCGGCCTATGCTTGGATGAATTTCACGCTGCAGCCGGAGGTGGCCGCAGGCATGACCCAACGCCTGAAGTTTGCTACCGCCAGCCGCCGGGCGATCGAACAGTTGCCGCCGGATTTGGTGCAAAATCCCAGCCTGTTCCCGTCTCAATCGGTGCTCGATCGCTGCGAGGGCATTGCTCCCGTGGGCGCGGCCACCTCCCTTTACGATCGCTACTGGACTCAGCTAACCAGCGGCTAG
- a CDS encoding ABC transporter permease produces MTPASPANPIVEAPAPKPRRWVGPWALLGPPGLWLLLLLVLPVLVIFELSLVPGIKPGDLVNPSGIDNYLTVFQPIYLQVIGRTLFYAIGTTVVCLLLGFPVAYWLALMSPKRWQNLLLVAFTLPLWTSSLLRSYAWITILRPTGVLNSLLGLVGLPGLDILNQTPAVLLGMAYSFLPYMVLILYSSLEKLDRRLLEAAADLGATPIEAFWKVTVPQSLQGIAAGSLLVLITSLGDFVNPELLGGASSMTASRLIYNQFLGATQNWGFGSALSMLMILAVSLGIALLIRYGDGRPAA; encoded by the coding sequence ATGACCCCCGCTAGCCCCGCTAACCCGATCGTTGAGGCTCCCGCACCCAAACCCCGCCGTTGGGTTGGCCCCTGGGCGCTGTTGGGGCCGCCGGGCCTGTGGCTGTTGCTGCTGTTGGTTTTGCCGGTGCTGGTGATTTTTGAACTCAGCCTGGTTCCCGGCATCAAGCCCGGCGATTTGGTGAACCCCTCAGGGATTGACAACTACCTGACGGTGTTTCAGCCCATCTATCTTCAAGTGATTGGGCGCACCCTGTTCTATGCGATCGGGACAACGGTGGTTTGTTTGCTGCTGGGGTTTCCGGTGGCCTATTGGTTGGCGCTGATGTCGCCCAAGCGGTGGCAAAACCTGCTGTTGGTGGCCTTTACGCTGCCCCTGTGGACTTCTTCGCTGCTGCGTTCCTACGCTTGGATTACGATTTTGCGACCCACGGGCGTGTTGAACTCCCTGTTGGGGTTGGTGGGGCTGCCGGGTCTGGATATTTTGAACCAAACGCCCGCCGTGCTCCTGGGGATGGCCTACAGCTTTTTGCCCTATATGGTGCTGATTCTGTACTCCTCTCTGGAAAAGCTCGATCGCCGGTTGTTAGAAGCGGCGGCAGATTTGGGGGCCACCCCGATCGAGGCCTTCTGGAAAGTGACCGTTCCCCAAAGCTTACAGGGCATTGCCGCCGGTTCGCTGCTGGTGCTGATCACCAGTTTGGGCGACTTTGTGAACCCGGAATTGCTCGGCGGGGCCTCCAGCATGACGGCTTCCCGGCTAATCTATAACCAGTTTCTGGGTGCGACCCAAAATTGGGGCTTTGGTTCGGCTTTGAGTATGCTGATGATCCTGGCTGTCAGCTTGGGGATTGCGTTGCTCATTCGCTACGGTGATGGCCGCCCCGCTGCCTAG